The genome window TCTTCTGATTGTTGTTTGCTTTCTGTATCATTATTGCCTCTTTCTGCTTTGATAGAAATATAATAAACGATTGGTGAAAGGAATTCGGAACAATTCTTTCCGAAATACCTATGGTTGAAATGTATAATAAGAGAAATAGGAGAGAAATAAAATGTCCCAAGATGAAAAGATGATGAGTCCAGAAGAATTGCTTGAGTGTTTTGCAAGTCAATCCAAGCTATTTAAATATTCCGATCTTACTACGAAAATTGAAATTTTAAAATCGTATTTTTCCAAAGACGGGTATCGAAATACAAATCTATTCAGCTATAGAAATAATATCTGGCTGAATCATAACTTGAAAATACGAGAAGATGAATTCATTATTGCATGTGCAGTTTATTTGGATCTATCTTTCGTTCATGGTGTCTTAATCCATCCAATGGAAAAAATTGTCTCTGATTACAATGCTTCCTTTCGTGCAATGAAGGATGGTAGAAACAAAGTAAATCAACTCTTAAATGGAAAGCATATTAATACACGTTCCATTTTCGATATAGGAGGAACGGAAGGCAATAGCACTAATTTTGAAGAGAAGCGAAGAGTGCTTCAGAAGCTGTATGATGAAGTAAATATTTTTCCATCCCAATTGCTATTCTATCATATTAATTCTTATCGATCCCAACCGAACGGAGGAAAAAATTACATGCATGTATTGCAGGAAGCTCCCTACTCTGCCTTTGCAATCTGCTATTCTGATACGAATTTTATCTTACCAAACATAAAAGAATATTATAATCAATCCAGCAACAAAGCTAAATTGATTCAGTTGGATTTTGCAAACTATATTGTGGAATTAAAATAGATAAAACAAATTATCAATATATTTCAATTATCGATTAGACAATTTTTAATTCATCTTGTTGGATTTTTTTCATTTTTGTGGGCAATATTTTATTTTTCTTGTATTTCTTTAATTTTTTCACATTTAATTCTGCTCATAAGTAGACAACCGTCTAACAATCCAACAGAAGAATTCTATTAGTAATTATTTTTTACAGAGATGGTTTAAATATGGGAATGTATATCGCAAATCAAGTTTGTTATGAAGGTCTGGATGAATTACAAAGATTGATATTGGCTTATCAACTGGGTTGCCACTCGGCTATTGATGGTCCACCTGGTGTAGGAAAGACTCGAGTCATTCAAGAAGTAGCAAAGATCTTAAAGAAGAATCTGTATTCAAAGAACTGCTCTTCTAGAACTTCCGAATCTCATATTATTTCTTTGCCCATGCTTAGCGTAAAGGATGGAGCAAGTGTGACTTCTTATTCAAGTGGACCTTTAATTAGAGCACTTGCAGAACCTGGAATATTTTATGGGGACGAGTTCAATCTCCTGAAGGAAGATGTTCAGAAGCGACTTAACTCAGCTTTTGATGATAGAAGGTCCATTGAAAGACAAGATGGATTTGTAGTGCAAGGGAAGCCAGGATTTTGGGCTGTTATTTCTTACAATCCTTCGCAAGATATGATCTCAAAGGATTTAGAAGAATCTGTTGCAGATCGATTTATTCATTTTACTTTCGATAGATGGAATCCTGATTTCAAAGCATATATAGCTTATCTTTCATCTGGAAAGCAGAATGATGTCGCTATTCAGAACCTTTTTGGAATAAAACTTTCCGAGCGTGGCATTGATGACAGAGGTAATTTTTATATTAAAAAAATAGTAAACACTTCAGCTTCTTGGGTAGACTTTTGGACAGGGAATCCTTCTTCCGCAACACCAGAATATACATATTGGGTGAATGATCATAAAAGTATTTACAGAGGTTTTGAACAAATTAAAATCAAAACTTATTTAGAAAATCTCAAGGGCAAGGCCTACCCAGAAGTTGAATTTTCACGAGTATTGTCAAGGTTTACAGAGACCCTCTACCAATTGAAAAAAGATGGAAAGAGTCCCGTGATGAAACAATTGGGACTTTCCAAACTCATCGAAGGAGAAGATTTAGAATCACTTTCTATTCATGAAACATCTACTCGCATTGAGTCTTCCGCTATTCGTCATTATGTTGCTATGCGAGAAAAGAATTTTCATCCTTACTTATGCCAAAGCTATGCCACTCGTATCGTGATTGACCAAGCATGCTATGGACAATATAGAAACAGACAATTATCAAAAACAACTACGCTGCAATTGGTAGAATCTCTAGCTAAATCGTTTGCTTTGATGGCTGATAATTCTTCCTTCAATACGAAAATAATTTCAAATAAATTATTGAAACCTAATTCAGGGGAAACTTCAGTTGCTAGTTAAAGAGATTAAAGGTCTTATTCCGAAAGAAGTTCGAATCCGATTTCGGGAGAACTTTGAAAACTATCCGGAAAAGGCCAACTTATTTTATCAATCAAATACTGTATACTTAGATGAAACTAATATCTCGGATCTAATTATACTTTTAAGTGATGATAAATTTCTAGATTATATTAGAAAAAGAAAGAATACTCCTGAAGGAAGATTGAATTTTGAATTTGATATAATTTCAAGTCTGTTGTCACAAAGTATCAATCCCTATCTTCTCGCTGAAGTATTAAAAACTGTGTCAGAGAGTAAAGTACTCTCCATCTACCGCAGATTTTTCAAAATCCCTGTGGATGAAATTACTGCATCTGAGTTTCTGAAGAATGCAATCCGCGTTGGCGTTCATGATTTGGACAGAATGTTTTTGTATTCTGAATTTTTCAATAGCACAAACTTTTATGAGATTTCAGGTTTATATGATAACAAAAAAGCAACTGGATATATAAATCTGCTTTCATATCATAGAAATCTCTACATAAGCAGTTTACCGATAGAATCAATACTTGAATCCGAAGATTTTTTAGGACAACCAGCCATTATAAGAGCCTTAAAGTTAGCGTACCTCAATGGCGAAAAGATTCTTATCGAATCTATATTCAAAAGATTTATTATAGCGCCCTTCCCTGCTGAAACTGGGTTTGCGATGAAAGTGTTAAACAAACGATACCGTAATCCTTCAGGTACAAATAAAAAAATTGACACCCATTTTTATGAAAGAACCATGCAATGCTTTCCCGTTATTGAGGATGCAAACCAAGAAATTTTGAATGATTTTAAATCATTTCTAGAAACTTATGGAAATCCAAGAGATCCTTTTGAGACATTTGTTTGGAATGAAGTTTTTCGACTTCCGAAGGAAAAGATCCCCTTCGTACTTTCTCTATTTACATCATATTCATTTATTAGCTTAAAAACTAGCTACCAAACTGATCCGAAGATTTTATTATTTCTCATCCGAAACATTCTCACAGCTATATCAGATATAAAAATTCGAAATATTGAAAGTGGGCTTCGCAAAATTATCCTAAAACTTCTGATAACACTAAAACCTGACAAGCGTTTTATGAGAAGAAGAGGCGAATTCTTATACATACTGAAGAAAACAAATTCATCTCTTCGATTGGAAATGGAATTTATTAGACTTTTCTTTTTTGATTATATTTTTGAGGCATTTAAACGTACAGGGGCTATCGATTCTTTTCATG of Leptospira sp. GIMC2001 contains these proteins:
- a CDS encoding AAA family ATPase, with translation MGMYIANQVCYEGLDELQRLILAYQLGCHSAIDGPPGVGKTRVIQEVAKILKKNLYSKNCSSRTSESHIISLPMLSVKDGASVTSYSSGPLIRALAEPGIFYGDEFNLLKEDVQKRLNSAFDDRRSIERQDGFVVQGKPGFWAVISYNPSQDMISKDLEESVADRFIHFTFDRWNPDFKAYIAYLSSGKQNDVAIQNLFGIKLSERGIDDRGNFYIKKIVNTSASWVDFWTGNPSSATPEYTYWVNDHKSIYRGFEQIKIKTYLENLKGKAYPEVEFSRVLSRFTETLYQLKKDGKSPVMKQLGLSKLIEGEDLESLSIHETSTRIESSAIRHYVAMREKNFHPYLCQSYATRIVIDQACYGQYRNRQLSKTTTLQLVESLAKSFALMADNSSFNTKIISNKLLKPNSGETSVAS